In Penaeus chinensis breed Huanghai No. 1 chromosome 19, ASM1920278v2, whole genome shotgun sequence, a single genomic region encodes these proteins:
- the LOC125035213 gene encoding 60S ribosomal protein L8-like, with protein sequence MGRVIRAQRKGRGSVFKSHTHTRKGKPALRAIDFAERHGYLRGIIKQIIHDPGRGAPLAIVHFRDPYRYKIRKEIFLAAEGMYSGQFVYCGKKANLDVGNVIPIGSLPEGTIICNLEEKTGDRGRIARGSGNYAQVIAHNPETKKTRVKLPSGAKKVLPSANRAMIGIVAGGGRIDKPILKAGRAYHKYRVKRNCWPKVRGVAMNPVEHPHGGGNHQHIGKASTVSRNKSAGRKVGLIAARRTGLIRGTKKDPRQNA encoded by the exons ATGGGTCGCGTGATTCGTGcccagaggaagggaagaggatcgGTGTTCAaatcccacacccacacccgtaAGGGAAAGCCTGCCCTTCGTGCTATTGACTTTGCAGAACGTCATGGCTACCTCCGTGGTATCATTAAG CAAATCATCCATGACCCAGGCCGTGGTGCTCCTCTAGCTATTGTGCACTTCCGTGACCCTTACCGCTACAAGATCCGCAAGGAGATCTTCCTTGCCGCTGAGGGCATGTACTCTGGACAGTTTGTCTATTGCGGCAAGAAGG ctAACCTTGATGTAGGCAATGTCATCCCTATTGGAAGTCTGCCTGAAGGTACCATCATTTGCAACCTTGAGGAAAAGACTGGTGACCGTGGCCGTATTGCCCGTGGGTCTGGCAATTATGCTCAAGTCATTGCCCACAACCCTGAAACCAAGAAGACCCGTGTAAAGCTTCCTTCAGGGGCCAAGAAGGTTCTGCCCTCTGCTAACCGTGCCATGATTG GTATTGTTGCTGGTGGTGGACGTATTGACAAGCCTATCCTGAAGGCTGGTCGTGCCTACCACAAGTACAGGGTGAAGAGGAACTGCTGGCCCAAGGTGCGTGGTGTGGCCATGAACCCCGTAGAGCATCCTCATGGTGGTGGTAACCATCAACATATTGGTAAGGCTTCCACTGTATCCAGAAACAAGAGTGCTGGTCGCAAGGTTGGTCTGATCGCCGCCAGAAGGACTGGTCTCATCCGTGGTACAAAGAAGGACCCAAGGCAGAATGCTTAA